In Paenarthrobacter sp. GOM3, a single window of DNA contains:
- the ispD gene encoding 2-C-methyl-D-erythritol 4-phosphate cytidylyltransferase, whose protein sequence is MSIPSKRAVTAVIVVAAGSGERLGYGMPKAQVPLGGETILMHALRGVVASDVARQVCVAVPKGDTALRSLIAEFTVDLVDGGPEISVVDGGTSRADSVRAALAALEDGTEFVLVHDAARALAPERVFERVSEALAAGAKAVIPTLPVVDTIKTVAETDGADASIAPEVVTGTAPREELRAVQTPQGFELATLLRAHEAAGLFDEKQAAAVTDDAMLVELLGVPVHAVRGASQSLKITTPLDLIIAEGLLEGPLGIRWVEG, encoded by the coding sequence ATGAGTATTCCTTCCAAGCGCGCCGTCACGGCCGTGATCGTGGTTGCAGCCGGTTCCGGTGAACGCCTCGGTTACGGCATGCCCAAAGCCCAGGTTCCGCTGGGCGGAGAAACCATCCTGATGCACGCCCTGCGCGGTGTGGTGGCATCCGACGTCGCACGCCAGGTCTGCGTCGCGGTGCCCAAGGGCGACACTGCCCTTCGCTCGCTGATCGCCGAATTTACCGTTGACCTTGTTGACGGCGGCCCCGAAATTTCAGTCGTCGACGGCGGAACCTCCCGCGCGGATTCCGTCCGGGCCGCTTTGGCGGCTTTGGAGGACGGGACAGAGTTCGTCCTGGTGCATGATGCCGCGCGTGCCCTGGCCCCCGAGCGCGTCTTCGAACGGGTGTCGGAGGCGTTGGCCGCAGGCGCAAAGGCTGTCATCCCCACGTTGCCGGTGGTGGACACCATCAAGACGGTCGCTGAAACCGACGGGGCGGACGCTTCCATCGCCCCTGAGGTGGTCACCGGCACGGCCCCCCGCGAGGAACTCCGCGCTGTGCAGACCCCGCAGGGCTTCGAGTTGGCTACGTTGCTCCGAGCCCACGAGGCCGCCGGGCTCTTCGATGAGAAGCAGGCTGCTGCGGTCACCGACGATGCCATGCTGGTCGAGCTCCTGGGAGTCCCGGTCCACGCCGTTCGCGGGGCCAGCCAGTCACTGAAGATTACGACGCCGTTGGACCTCATCATCGCTGAAGGTCTCCTCGAAGGTCCCCTGGGCATCCGGTGGGTGGAGGGATAG
- the rlmB gene encoding 23S rRNA (guanosine(2251)-2'-O)-methyltransferase RlmB — translation MANNGRRSVKQKKGPTTGTGGHGRKALEGKGPTPKAEDRTYHKAFKNKQLSERSAAKRGPARPGTGARSGPKGRATEELVTGRNSVVEALRAGIPAKALHVAIRIEMDDRVKESLKLAAERGIPLLETGKPELDRMTEDAVHQGLVLQIPPYEYQDAYDLAEETLAKWKKGHISNAPIFVALDGITDPRNLGAIIRSVSAFSGHGVIVPERRSVGVTASAWKTSAGAAVRVPVARASNLNNALKQFKNMGIYVLGLDGDGDVSLPDLTVATEPVCIVVGSEGKGLSRLVRENCDQIVSIPIDSAMESLNASMAVGISLYEVSRQRAAK, via the coding sequence ATGGCCAATAATGGTCGCCGGTCGGTCAAGCAGAAGAAGGGCCCCACCACCGGAACCGGTGGCCACGGCCGCAAGGCCCTGGAAGGCAAGGGTCCTACGCCCAAGGCGGAGGACCGCACTTACCACAAGGCATTCAAGAACAAGCAGCTCTCGGAGCGCTCGGCAGCCAAGCGCGGGCCAGCACGTCCGGGCACGGGCGCACGCTCAGGTCCCAAGGGTCGCGCAACGGAAGAACTGGTCACCGGCCGTAACTCGGTTGTCGAGGCACTCCGCGCCGGCATCCCGGCCAAGGCCCTGCACGTAGCCATCCGCATTGAGATGGACGACCGCGTCAAGGAGTCCCTCAAGCTCGCTGCCGAGCGCGGCATCCCGCTGCTCGAAACCGGCAAGCCCGAGCTCGACCGCATGACCGAGGACGCCGTTCACCAGGGCCTCGTACTGCAGATCCCGCCGTACGAGTACCAGGACGCCTACGACCTCGCCGAGGAAACCCTCGCCAAATGGAAGAAGGGGCACATCTCCAACGCCCCCATCTTCGTGGCACTGGACGGCATCACCGACCCCCGCAACCTCGGCGCGATCATCCGCTCCGTCTCCGCGTTCAGCGGGCACGGCGTCATCGTTCCCGAGCGTCGCTCCGTCGGCGTCACGGCGTCCGCATGGAAGACCAGCGCCGGTGCCGCTGTCCGCGTGCCCGTGGCCCGCGCGTCGAACCTTAACAACGCTCTCAAGCAGTTCAAGAACATGGGCATCTACGTCCTGGGCTTGGACGGCGATGGCGATGTTTCGTTGCCCGACCTCACCGTAGCGACGGAACCCGTCTGCATCGTAGTCGGCTCCGAGGGCAAGGGCCTCAGCCGTTTGGTCCGCGAAAACTGCGACCAGATCGTGTCCATCCCGATTGATTCCGCCATGGAGTCGCTCAACGCGTCCATGGCCGTAGGAATCTCGCTGTACGAAGTATCGAGGCAGCGCGCCGCCAAGTAG
- the cysS gene encoding cysteine--tRNA ligase codes for MTLRFYDTASAEVRDFVPLEDGKASVYYCGATVQGMPHVGHVRSAIAFDQLTRWLEFRGLRVTVVRNVTDIDDKILAKSEQSFGPDWDAEPTARQAEEWWALAYRYEQEFENAYDSLGVQRPTYEPRATGHIPEMHALIQRLIDRGHAYPALDDSGDVYFDVRSWSKYGSLTRQNIDDMQGAADADPRGKRDARDFALWKGYKEGEPETARWASPWGAGRPGWHLECSAMVTKYLGTRFDIHGGGLDLRFPHHENEMAQSQAAGDEFANFWMHNGMVTFEGEKMSKSIGNTVSPAEMLELASPRVVRYYLGQAHYRSILDYRPTSLQEAAAAVERIDGFISKATAKVGMGAVEVAPQANMPAAFIAAMDDDLNVPQALGVLHETVRAGNTALASGDLDATKSAVYAVMSMTEVLGLDSVKQPEATQGREHAALKVLVEAQLQARAAARASKDWAASDAIRDTLAAAGVVVEDGADGATWSLKRD; via the coding sequence GTGACCCTGCGCTTCTATGACACCGCCTCCGCTGAAGTCCGCGACTTCGTTCCCCTCGAAGACGGCAAGGCCAGCGTCTACTACTGCGGGGCCACCGTCCAGGGAATGCCCCACGTTGGCCACGTCCGGTCCGCCATCGCCTTCGACCAACTGACCCGCTGGCTGGAATTCCGCGGCCTCCGCGTCACCGTGGTGCGCAACGTCACCGACATTGATGACAAGATCCTGGCCAAGTCCGAGCAGTCGTTTGGCCCGGATTGGGACGCTGAACCCACGGCACGCCAGGCAGAGGAGTGGTGGGCCTTGGCGTACCGCTACGAGCAGGAATTCGAGAACGCCTACGACTCCCTGGGCGTCCAACGGCCCACCTATGAGCCCCGGGCCACCGGCCACATCCCGGAAATGCACGCCCTCATCCAGCGCCTCATCGACCGGGGACACGCCTACCCCGCCCTGGACGACTCCGGCGACGTCTACTTCGATGTCCGCTCGTGGAGCAAGTACGGCTCGCTGACGCGGCAGAACATTGATGATATGCAGGGAGCCGCCGACGCCGACCCTCGCGGAAAGCGCGATGCCCGCGACTTCGCCCTGTGGAAGGGTTACAAAGAAGGCGAACCGGAGACGGCCCGTTGGGCATCGCCGTGGGGTGCCGGGCGTCCCGGCTGGCACCTCGAGTGCTCCGCCATGGTGACCAAGTACCTTGGCACGCGTTTTGATATCCACGGTGGGGGACTGGACCTCCGCTTCCCACATCACGAGAACGAAATGGCGCAGTCCCAAGCTGCAGGCGACGAGTTTGCCAACTTCTGGATGCACAACGGCATGGTCACTTTCGAAGGCGAAAAGATGTCCAAGTCCATTGGCAACACAGTGAGCCCGGCCGAGATGCTCGAACTCGCTTCACCACGCGTGGTCCGTTACTACCTGGGCCAGGCGCACTACCGCTCCATCCTGGACTACCGGCCCACCTCGCTTCAGGAAGCCGCCGCGGCCGTGGAGCGCATTGACGGGTTCATTTCCAAGGCCACGGCAAAGGTGGGCATGGGCGCCGTCGAGGTTGCACCCCAGGCCAACATGCCCGCAGCCTTCATCGCCGCCATGGATGACGACCTCAACGTGCCCCAGGCGCTCGGCGTGCTGCACGAAACCGTACGCGCCGGGAACACGGCGCTGGCGTCCGGTGACCTCGACGCCACCAAATCTGCCGTATACGCCGTGATGTCCATGACTGAGGTCCTGGGCCTGGACTCCGTCAAACAACCCGAAGCCACCCAGGGCCGGGAACATGCCGCGCTCAAGGTCCTGGTGGAAGCCCAACTCCAGGCGCGCGCCGCAGCGAGGGCCAGCAAGGACTGGGCCGCGTCGGACGCCATCCGTGACACGCTCGCCGCCGCCGGCGTCGTCGTCGAAGATGGTGCGGATGGGGCCACTTGGAGCCTGAAGCGCGACTGA
- the phoU gene encoding phosphate signaling complex protein PhoU: MRKVFQEELTQVGDDLIEISKLVHEAITKATTSFEGADVDLAQDVIAADARIDFLQNSLDERAIDILALQGPVASDLRMIVGSLRMSASLERMGDLARHVAQLARLRYPATVIPTSLTQTFKAMAQHDIEITAKVIELLETRDLEVARDILKINIAVDDLHLSVFKAIASPDWSESPSTTVDVALASRYFERFADHGVSVARKVTYLVTGEWQPEGF, encoded by the coding sequence GTGCGCAAGGTTTTTCAGGAGGAACTCACCCAGGTAGGTGACGACCTCATCGAGATCTCCAAGCTGGTTCACGAAGCAATCACGAAGGCCACAACGTCCTTCGAAGGCGCCGACGTGGACCTGGCCCAGGACGTCATCGCAGCAGACGCGCGCATCGACTTCCTGCAGAACAGCCTCGACGAGCGCGCCATCGACATCCTGGCGTTGCAGGGCCCCGTGGCCAGCGACCTCCGCATGATCGTTGGTTCGCTTCGCATGAGCGCGTCGCTGGAGCGCATGGGCGACCTCGCCCGCCACGTAGCCCAGCTGGCACGCCTCCGCTATCCCGCGACCGTCATCCCCACATCGCTGACCCAGACCTTCAAGGCCATGGCCCAGCACGACATCGAGATCACCGCCAAGGTCATAGAGCTCCTCGAAACGCGCGATCTTGAGGTTGCCCGCGACATCCTCAAGATCAACATCGCCGTGGACGACCTCCACCTCAGCGTCTTCAAGGCGATCGCTTCCCCGGACTGGAGCGAAAGCCCGTCCACCACGGTGGACGTCGCATTGGCCAGCCGCTACTTCGAGCGCTTCGCCGATCACGGCGTCTCCGTCGCCCGGAAGGTCACCTACCTGGTGACAGGCGAATGGCAGCCCGAGGGCTTCTAG
- the ispF gene encoding 2-C-methyl-D-erythritol 2,4-cyclodiphosphate synthase: protein MLLPRTGIGIDVHAFAPDDDPQPLWLGGLFWEGEQGLSGHSDGDCVAHAAADALFSACGIGDLGTHFGTDRPEFAGASGVKLLGEAARIVREAGFEIGNVAVQFVANRPKFGPRREESQQVLSQAANAPVSVTATTSDGLGFTGRGEGISAVATALVYPASSPHPGPAKGAPHA from the coding sequence ATGCTGTTGCCCCGGACCGGCATCGGCATCGATGTCCACGCCTTTGCCCCCGACGACGACCCCCAGCCGCTCTGGTTGGGCGGGCTTTTTTGGGAAGGCGAACAAGGGCTGTCAGGCCATTCCGACGGCGATTGCGTCGCCCACGCAGCCGCGGACGCACTCTTCTCCGCCTGCGGCATCGGCGACCTCGGAACCCACTTCGGCACGGACCGCCCCGAGTTCGCCGGCGCCTCCGGGGTAAAGCTTCTCGGGGAAGCCGCCCGGATCGTGCGTGAGGCAGGTTTCGAAATCGGCAACGTCGCCGTCCAATTCGTAGCCAACAGGCCAAAGTTCGGCCCCCGGCGCGAGGAATCCCAGCAGGTATTGAGCCAGGCCGCCAACGCTCCGGTCAGTGTCACGGCTACCACCAGCGATGGTTTGGGTTTCACCGGACGCGGAGAGGGTATCTCCGCCGTGGCCACGGCCCTCGTCTACCCAGCCTCCAGCCCCCACCCGGGACCCGCGAAAGGTGCCCCGCATGCCTAA
- a CDS encoding carbon-nitrogen hydrolase family protein — translation MRVALAQVITGRDLAGNLRLLEEYARRAKEGGAELVVFPEAMMRAFGNSLLDIAEPLDGPWASRVHSLAEELQLVIVAGMFTPGTPSDSGKPRVRNTLLATGPGVEASYDKIHLFDAFGFAESDTVEAGTDPVTFDAGGVTFGLATCYDIRFPALFTANAQRGAVVNIVSASWGSGPGKAEQWQLLARARAVDTTTFVLACGQGDPATQGIEAKGAAPTGVGYSAVVSPFGQVLEALESEPGLIFADLDPAEVEEARQKLPVLANRRDF, via the coding sequence GTGCGCGTCGCACTCGCCCAAGTCATCACCGGCCGGGATCTGGCCGGGAATCTGCGGCTCCTGGAGGAGTACGCCCGCCGGGCCAAGGAGGGTGGAGCCGAGCTTGTGGTTTTCCCCGAGGCGATGATGCGCGCTTTCGGGAACTCGCTGTTGGACATCGCCGAGCCCCTTGACGGACCGTGGGCCAGCCGCGTGCACTCCCTCGCTGAGGAGTTGCAGCTGGTGATCGTCGCGGGCATGTTCACGCCAGGCACTCCCTCCGATTCGGGAAAGCCGCGGGTGCGGAACACCCTTCTGGCCACCGGACCCGGCGTGGAGGCCAGCTACGACAAGATCCACCTGTTCGACGCGTTCGGCTTCGCGGAGTCGGACACGGTCGAGGCGGGTACTGACCCAGTAACGTTCGACGCCGGTGGCGTCACCTTTGGTTTGGCCACCTGCTACGACATCCGTTTCCCGGCCCTTTTCACAGCCAACGCCCAGCGGGGCGCAGTGGTGAACATTGTGTCGGCGTCCTGGGGATCCGGCCCCGGCAAGGCTGAGCAATGGCAGCTCCTGGCCAGGGCCCGCGCCGTGGACACCACCACGTTCGTGCTCGCGTGCGGCCAGGGCGACCCAGCCACCCAAGGCATCGAAGCCAAAGGTGCCGCGCCCACGGGGGTCGGGTACTCTGCCGTCGTATCCCCATTCGGCCAGGTCCTTGAAGCGCTCGAAAGCGAACCGGGCCTCATCTTCGCCGACCTCGACCCCGCCGAAGTCGAAGAAGCCCGCCAAAAACTCCCCGTCCTGGCCAACCGCCGCGACTTCTAA
- a CDS encoding response regulator transcription factor: MSRILIVEDEESFSDPLSYLLGKEGFDVEVVDNGSDALVEFDRNGADLVLLDLQLPGTPGTEVCRQLRQRSSVPVIMLTAKDSEIDKVVGLELGADDYVTKPYSSRELVARVRAVLRRQGEPEELITSTVQAGPVRMDIERHVVSVNGEQVSLPLKEFELLEMLLRNSGRVLTRGQLIDRVWGSDYVGDTKTLDVHVKRLRSKIEPDPSLPRYLVTVRGLGYKFEP; encoded by the coding sequence TTGAGCCGGATTTTGATAGTTGAGGACGAAGAGTCCTTTAGCGATCCCCTTTCCTATTTGCTGGGCAAGGAGGGTTTCGACGTTGAGGTAGTGGACAACGGTAGCGACGCTTTGGTTGAGTTCGATCGGAATGGCGCGGACCTGGTGCTCCTGGACCTCCAGCTGCCGGGCACGCCGGGCACCGAAGTCTGCCGCCAACTGCGTCAGCGCTCCAGCGTTCCAGTGATCATGCTGACCGCCAAGGACTCGGAAATCGACAAGGTAGTGGGCCTGGAACTCGGCGCCGACGACTACGTCACCAAGCCCTACTCCTCGAGGGAGCTTGTGGCCCGTGTCCGCGCCGTACTTCGCCGCCAAGGGGAACCGGAAGAGCTGATCACGTCTACTGTGCAGGCCGGTCCTGTCCGCATGGACATCGAGCGCCACGTGGTGAGCGTGAACGGTGAGCAGGTGTCCCTGCCGCTCAAGGAGTTCGAGCTGTTGGAAATGCTGCTCCGGAACTCGGGCAGGGTCCTGACGCGTGGTCAATTGATCGACCGCGTATGGGGTTCGGACTATGTGGGTGACACCAAGACGCTGGACGTCCACGTCAAACGGCTTCGCAGCAAGATTGAGCCCGATCCCTCGCTGCCGCGGTACCTGGTGACGGTGCGTGGCCTGGGCTACAAGTTCGAGCCGTAG
- a CDS encoding phosphoglyceromutase: MTYKLILLRHGHSDWNAKNLFTGWVDVDLNDQGRDEAVRGGELLVENNILPDVLYTSLLKRAINTANMALDKANRGWIPVKRDWRLNERHYGALQGKDKAQTLAEFGEEQFMEWRRSYDTPPPPLSDDSEFSQAHDPRYADLGDALPRTECLKDVLVRLLPYWESDIKEDLKAGKTVLVTAHGNSLRALVKHLDGISDEAIAGLNIPTGIPLVYELDDNFQPINPGGTYLDPEAAAQAILAVANQGKK; this comes from the coding sequence ATGACTTACAAGCTGATTCTGCTGCGCCACGGCCACAGCGACTGGAACGCCAAGAACCTGTTCACCGGTTGGGTGGACGTTGACCTGAACGACCAAGGCCGCGACGAAGCAGTGCGCGGTGGGGAACTCCTGGTTGAGAACAACATCCTGCCGGACGTCCTCTACACCTCGCTCCTGAAGCGGGCCATCAACACCGCCAACATGGCACTGGACAAGGCCAACCGCGGCTGGATCCCCGTCAAGCGCGACTGGCGCCTCAACGAACGCCACTACGGTGCCCTCCAAGGCAAGGACAAGGCCCAGACCCTCGCCGAGTTCGGTGAAGAGCAGTTCATGGAATGGCGCCGCAGCTACGACACCCCGCCGCCGCCCCTGTCCGATGACAGCGAATTCTCCCAGGCCCACGACCCCCGCTACGCGGACCTCGGCGACGCCCTGCCGCGCACCGAATGCCTCAAGGACGTTCTTGTGCGCCTCCTCCCGTACTGGGAATCGGACATCAAGGAAGACCTCAAGGCCGGCAAGACCGTCCTGGTCACCGCACACGGCAACTCCCTGCGCGCCCTGGTCAAGCACCTGGACGGCATCAGCGACGAAGCCATCGCCGGGCTGAACATCCCCACGGGCATCCCGCTGGTGTACGAACTGGACGACAACTTCCAGCCCATCAACCCGGGCGGAACCTACCTCGACCCCGAGGCAGCAGCCCAGGCCATCCTCGCGGTGGCCAACCAGGGCAAGAAGTAA
- a CDS encoding CarD family transcriptional regulator produces MVFEVGETVVYPHHGAAKIEEIKMRTIKGEEKMYLKLKVAQGDLTIEVPAENVDLVGVRDVVGKEGLEHVFDVLRAEFTEEPTNWSRRYKANLEKLASGDVIKVAEVVRDLWRRDHDRGLSAGEKRMLAKARQILISELALAEKTDEEKAASVLDEVLAS; encoded by the coding sequence ATGGTTTTTGAGGTCGGCGAGACAGTAGTTTACCCTCACCACGGTGCAGCAAAAATTGAGGAAATCAAGATGCGCACCATCAAGGGCGAAGAGAAGATGTATCTCAAGCTCAAGGTGGCTCAGGGTGATCTGACCATTGAAGTTCCAGCAGAGAACGTTGACCTTGTTGGGGTCCGGGACGTAGTGGGCAAAGAAGGCTTGGAGCACGTTTTTGACGTTCTTCGCGCCGAGTTCACTGAAGAGCCTACCAACTGGTCACGTCGTTACAAGGCAAACCTGGAGAAGCTTGCTTCGGGCGATGTCATCAAGGTGGCAGAGGTCGTACGCGATCTTTGGCGTCGTGATCACGATCGCGGCCTTTCCGCAGGCGAGAAGCGAATGCTGGCCAAGGCGCGGCAGATTCTGATTTCAGAACTGGCCCTGGCTGAGAAGACGGACGAAGAGAAGGCTGCAAGCGTTCTTGACGAGGTCTTGGCTTCCTAA
- a CDS encoding class I SAM-dependent methyltransferase: MVQKAERVGSPRSRGGKPVGNITRGTTNPNRMRRLDRWLAGPQAWRLRAAVEPLVIDLGYGASPTTAVELFERLQAVRPDVRVCGIEIEPERVRTAKALERPGLSFHVGGFELPVPGNPVLVRAFNVLRQYEEADVQGIWTLVQSRLAPGGLFIDGTCDEIGRRVTWVALDPQRPLSLSFSVRFGSFDLPSEVAERLPKALIHRNVPGEPIHAFLQAMDKAWLEAAPLASFGNRQRWTGMCRSLRDAGWPLQDGPARWRLGELTVAWDAVAPN, encoded by the coding sequence GTGGTGCAAAAAGCGGAACGGGTGGGCTCTCCCCGCAGTCGGGGCGGGAAACCTGTTGGCAACATCACCCGCGGCACCACCAACCCCAACCGGATGCGCCGCCTGGACCGTTGGCTGGCCGGGCCGCAGGCGTGGCGGCTTCGCGCCGCCGTCGAGCCTCTCGTCATTGACCTGGGCTACGGCGCTTCGCCGACCACCGCCGTCGAGCTTTTTGAACGGCTCCAGGCCGTCCGCCCCGATGTGCGGGTCTGCGGAATCGAGATCGAACCGGAGCGGGTGCGGACCGCGAAAGCGCTCGAACGGCCCGGGCTGAGCTTCCATGTGGGCGGCTTTGAGCTCCCCGTCCCTGGCAATCCCGTGCTGGTCCGCGCCTTCAACGTGCTGCGGCAATACGAGGAGGCCGACGTCCAAGGGATCTGGACCTTGGTGCAGTCACGGTTGGCGCCCGGAGGCCTGTTCATCGACGGAACCTGCGATGAGATAGGGCGCCGCGTCACCTGGGTGGCGCTGGATCCGCAGCGCCCGCTGAGCCTCAGCTTTTCTGTGCGGTTCGGGAGCTTCGACCTTCCCTCTGAGGTTGCCGAACGTCTGCCGAAGGCGCTTATTCACCGGAACGTGCCGGGTGAGCCCATCCATGCGTTCCTGCAGGCCATGGATAAGGCTTGGCTGGAGGCGGCGCCGTTGGCGTCGTTCGGGAACCGGCAGCGCTGGACGGGAATGTGCCGTTCACTGCGCGACGCCGGGTGGCCGCTCCAGGATGGTCCCGCGCGGTGGCGTCTTGGTGAGCTGACAGTGGCGTGGGACGCGGTGGCGCCTAACTAG
- a CDS encoding sensor histidine kinase: MLIGVVAGLVGLSLGVFGMLAFKISERQRSIVDLDVTEPLLPEGAAEVLAVVGRAFVVVDAIDGVVRASPAAYAYGLVRGHTVVHKQLLDMTAKVRRDGVILEEQYELPRGPLGKGTIVVQVRAAMLGWEYIVLLADDRTEITRTEEIRNDFVANVSHELKTPVGAISLLAEALEASPDDEEAVRRFAKRMHKESGRLAALVQDIIELSRLQGANVAQQGHAVDINTVITEAVDRSQLPAESKNIQIVVGGHSESLVFGDRDLLVTALRNLIDNAIRYSPENTRVGVGVRTREGVVAVSVTDQGEGLTPEDQERVFERFYRVDAARSRHTGGTGLGLSIVKHVVSNHGGEVTVWSQPGQGSTFTLRLPEMEGQDDDAGLPSTAAAHELPAAPAAVEPHHASQHASEKSGASGAQEQGASA; the protein is encoded by the coding sequence TTGCTCATAGGTGTCGTCGCAGGCCTCGTTGGCCTGTCATTGGGCGTCTTTGGCATGCTCGCATTCAAGATCAGCGAACGCCAGCGGAGCATCGTTGACCTCGACGTCACTGAACCCCTGCTTCCTGAAGGCGCAGCGGAAGTCCTTGCCGTCGTCGGGCGTGCCTTCGTTGTGGTCGACGCGATCGACGGCGTGGTCCGCGCAAGTCCCGCCGCCTACGCCTACGGCCTGGTCCGCGGCCACACTGTGGTGCACAAGCAACTCCTGGACATGACCGCGAAGGTCCGCCGCGACGGCGTCATCCTGGAGGAACAGTACGAGCTGCCGCGTGGTCCGCTGGGCAAGGGCACCATCGTGGTCCAGGTCCGCGCTGCCATGCTGGGCTGGGAATACATCGTGCTCCTGGCCGACGATCGCACCGAGATCACCCGCACGGAGGAGATCCGCAACGACTTCGTGGCCAACGTCTCGCATGAACTCAAGACGCCCGTGGGCGCCATTTCGCTGCTTGCCGAAGCACTGGAAGCCTCGCCCGACGACGAAGAAGCGGTGCGACGTTTCGCCAAGCGCATGCACAAGGAATCCGGCAGGCTGGCGGCACTGGTCCAGGACATCATTGAACTTTCCCGCCTGCAGGGTGCCAATGTGGCGCAGCAGGGGCACGCCGTGGACATCAACACCGTCATCACCGAAGCCGTGGACCGCTCGCAGCTCCCGGCCGAAAGCAAGAACATCCAGATTGTTGTGGGCGGCCATTCCGAGTCCTTGGTCTTCGGCGACCGCGACCTGCTGGTGACGGCCCTGCGCAACCTGATCGACAACGCCATCCGCTATTCGCCCGAAAACACGCGGGTTGGCGTCGGCGTGAGGACCCGCGAAGGCGTCGTGGCCGTTTCCGTCACGGACCAGGGGGAGGGCCTGACTCCCGAGGACCAGGAGCGCGTTTTCGAGCGCTTCTACCGCGTGGACGCAGCACGTTCCAGGCACACTGGCGGTACGGGCCTTGGCCTGAGCATCGTCAAGCACGTGGTCTCCAACCATGGCGGCGAGGTGACCGTTTGGTCCCAGCCCGGCCAAGGTTCCACGTTCACCCTCCGCCTGCCGGAGATGGAAGGCCAGGACGACGACGCCGGCCTGCCGTCCACCGCAGCGGCGCACGAACTTCCGGCGGCCCCTGCCGCCGTCGAACCCCATCACGCGAGCCAACACGCGAGTGAAAAATCGGGCGCCAGCGGTGCCCAAGAGCAAGGAGCCAGCGCTTGA